A window of the Ipomoea triloba cultivar NCNSP0323 chromosome 14, ASM357664v1 genome harbors these coding sequences:
- the LOC116004323 gene encoding pentatricopeptide repeat-containing protein At1g77360, mitochondrial: MIVLRCGTYRSSLRWMRLTRMYCSKDTMLPMFDPTKKVCDILMSCPKSGLDTELDQSGIRPSPELVEEVLKRFENAGMLAHRFFEWAGRQRNYEHSVRAYHTMIESLAKIRQYQVMWDLVNSMKGKGMLNIETFCIIMRKYTRAQKVEEAVYTFNVMKKYDVPPNLAAFNGLLSALCKSKNVRKAQEIFDSMKNQFIPDAKTYSILLEGWGRDPNLPKAREIYRKMIEVGCNPDIVTYGIMVDILCKAGRVDEAVEIVKEMEYEGCRPTSFIYSVLIHTYGIDNRIEDAIDTFHEMQRSGVHSDVAVYNSLISAFCKVKKHENAYRVVNEMDRKGVTPNSRTCNIILSSLIGRGETDEAFRIFCRMTKICEPDADTYTMMIKMFCSSKELLKARKIWKLMKQKQFVPSMHTFSVLISGLCDDGDTRRACQLMEEMIEKGIRPDRETFGKLRQLLLKEDRKDVLEFLHEKMNLLVKEPLCD; the protein is encoded by the coding sequence ATGATTGTATTACGTTGCGGCACCTATAGATCAAGTCTCAGATGGATGAGATTGACCAGAATGTACTGTTCCAAAGACACAATGCTACCTATGTTTGATCCCACAAAAAAGGTTTGCGATATTTTGATGTCTTGCCCAAAATCGGGGCTTGATACTGAGCTTGATCAGAGTGGGATTAGGCCTTCACCTGAGCTAGTTGAAGAAGTACTTAAGAGATTTGAGAATGCCGGAATGCTGGCACACCGTTTCTTCGAATGGGCTGGCAGACAACGTAATTACGAGCATAGTGTTAGAGCTTATCACACCATGATTGAATCCCTTGCGAAGATAAGGCAGTATCAGGTCATGTGGGATCTCGTGAACAGCATGAAAGGAAAGGGTATGCTAAATATCGAGACGTTCTGCATAATCATGAGGAAGTATACGAGGGCCCAAAAGGTGGAAGAGGCAGTGTACACTTTCAACGTCATGAAGAAATACGATGTTCCTCCCAATCTCGCAGCTTTCAATGGATTGTTGAGTGCTCTATGCAAATCAAAAAACGTACGGAAAGCTCAAGAAATTTTCGATAGcatgaaaaatcaattcattCCTGATGCGAAAACATATAGCATATTGCTCGAGGGGTGGGGAAGAGATCCCAATCTCCCTAAGGCCAGGGAGATATACCGAAAAATGATTGAAGTCGGTTGCAACCCTGATATAGTGACATATGGTATTATGGTCGATATCCTTTGCAAGGCTGGTAGGGTTGATGAAGCTGTCGAAATAGTCAAGGAGATGGAGTATGAAGGATGTAGGCCTACATCCTTCATTTATAGTGTCTTAATCCATACATACGGGATAGATAACCGTATTGAAGATGCAATTGATACATTCCATGAAATGCAACGAAGTGGAGTTCATTCTGACGTAGCTGTCTATAATTCTCTAATAAGCGCTTTCTGTAAAGTGAAGAAGCACGAAAATGCTTATAGGGTAGTGAATGAGATGGACCGCAAAGGGGTTACCCCAAACTCAAGGAcgtgtaatataattttgagcAGCTTAATTGGTCGAGGTGAGACCGATGAGGCTTTCAGAATTTTCTGCAGGATGACCAAGATATGTGAACCCGATGCAGACACTTATACTATGATGATAAAAATGTTCTGTTCGAGCAAGGAGCTTCTAAAGGCTCGTAAAATATGGAAGCTTATGAAACAGAAGCAATTTGTCCCGAGCATGCACACTTTTTCCGTGCTTATTAGTGGATTGTGTGACGATGGTGATACCCGCAGGGCATGCCAATTGATGGAAGAGATGATCGAGAAAGGAATTCGTCCCGATAGGGAAACATTTGGAAAGTTACGACAACTTCTCTTGAAGGAAGACAGAAAGGACGTACTTGAATTTCTTCACGAGAAAATGAATCTGCTCGTGAAGGAGCCTTTATGTGACTGA
- the LOC116004728 gene encoding UDP-glycosyltransferase 79B3-like, whose protein sequence is MENNGDGNSTGATAVTAGGNGRNGNSNSSAEMAEARKRVRLGCSGGGGGRIGKPVIVMICMSLTQVLAHKSIGCFVNHCGYGSMWEALMSDSQLVFVPNIIDQILNTRLMADELGVAVEVEKGENGWISKENLCRAVRSVMDEDSQIGCLVRENHRKWRQVLFCPLISKGESWVDFEGQSMNRFGINGLGWIILDSEKYIFVH, encoded by the exons ATGGAAAACAACGGTGACGGCAATTCTACCGGCGCGACGGCGGTTACTGCTGGCGGCAACGGAAGGAATGGTAATAGTAATAGCAGTGCGGAGATGGCGGAGGCGAGGAAGAGAGTAAGATTAGGTtgcagcggcggcggcggcggaagaATAGGGAAGCCGGTTATAGTGATGATTTGCATGAGTCTG ACGCAAGTTTTAGCCCATAAATCAATCGGGTGTTTCGTGAATCACTGTGGGTATGGGTCGATGTGGGAGGCTTTGATGAGTGATTCCCAGTTAGTGTTTGTGCCCAACATTATCGATCAAATCTTGAACACTAGGTTAATGGCTGATGAGCTTGGAGTTGCAGTGGAGGTGGAGAAGGGCGAAAATGGGTGGATTTCGAAGGAGAATCTTTGCAGGGCTGTTAGATCAGTGATGGATGAGGATAGCCAGATTGGGTGTTTGGTGAGGGAGAATCATAGGAAATGGAGACAAGTGTTATTTTGCCCCTTGATTTCGAAGGGAGAATCATGGGTGGATTTCGAAGGACAAAGCATGAACCGGTTTGGGATTAATGGTTTGGGTTGGATTATTTTAGATAGTGAAAAGTACATTTTTGTCCATTGA
- the LOC116004418 gene encoding LEAF RUST 10 DISEASE-RESISTANCE LOCUS RECEPTOR-LIKE PROTEIN KINASE-like 1.1 gives MARICFPSFLILCQIFLNFHLADSKETAQNGECKDFTCGFLGTVGFPFCESPRPDCGLIKLDCAANISRPKLDLVGKKYEVVEKDGNFLRVVDRELESLLKNSSCETFYKNLSLPDSPVISYDVYHYLTLFRCDLGSDKSGLAGLGSYNKCNGYEGGFEVFYKRNPYDDPNFGYVVGRDTPAGCSRIELPIPLSTENRPHGDGPFGLLNASFLLEWKVSGDCYECRDRGGRCLVDERNRYRCSKGKVNFRLLLRAVIGAVGCVVVILVVIFMVMRYKRRRRNSLYALSRNTSSDGEGSNKDYGVPIFSHKELQKATNHFASSRELGDGGFGTVYYGKLQDGREVAVKYLYEHNYKRMEQFVNEIEILARIRHPNLVTLYGCTSRRSRELLLVYEYIPNGTVADHLHGARAKGDGYLIWPIRMNIAVETARALAYLHASDIIHRDVKTANILLNDRYCVKVADFGLSRLFPTDVTHVSTAPQGTPGYVDPEYHKCYQLTDKSDVYSFGVVLIELVSSMPAVDINRHRDEINLSDLAMKRILNCQFSELVDQTLGFESDVGVRRMTTLVAELGFQCLQMDKEMRPTMEEVLQRLVEIQGNDYGDEIIEKSENGVSNMHPSVEIPNSLESEIPQSPEKDDVVLLKKFKVPVSPNSVIHKWVSTTSRSSSIASTNE, from the exons ATGGCGAGAATCTGTTTCCCCAGTTTCTTGATTCTCTGTCAGATTTTCTTGAATTTCCATTTAGCAGACTCTAAGGAAACAGCCCAGAATGGAGAGTGTAAGGATTTCACCTGCGGGTTTCTCGGAACTGTGGGGTTCCCCTTCTGCGAATCTCCCCGGCCGGATTGCGGGCTGATTAAGCTGGATTGCGCCGCAAATATTTCGCGCCCGAAACTGGATTTGGTCGGGAAAAAATACGAGGTGGTCGAGAAAGACGGGAATTTTCTCCGCGTCGTGGATCGCGAGCTGGAAAGCCTTCTGAAGAACAGCAGTTGCGAGACTTTTTACAAGAATCTATCGCTCCCAGATTCCCCTGTTATATCCTATGATGTTTATCACTATTTAACGTTGTTTAGATGCGACCTGGGATCGGATAAGAGTGGGCTGGCTGGTTTAGGGAGCTATAATAAGTGTAACGGCTACGAGGGAGGGTTTGAGGTGTTTTATAAGCGGAATCCGTACGATGATCCTAATTTTGGGTATGTTGTGGGCCGTGATACTCCGGCTGGGTGTTCGAGGATTGAGTTGCCGATTCCTTTGAGCACGGAGAATAGGCCTCATGGTGATGGGCCTTTTGGTTTGTTGAACGCTTCGTTTTTGTTGGAATGGAAAGTTTCTGGGGATTGTTATGAGTGCCGCGACAGAGGAGGGCGGTGTCTTGTGGATGAGAGGAATAGGTATCGTTGTTCTAAAG GGAAAGTAAATTTCAGACTACTGCTGAGAGCAGTTATAGGTGCAGTTGGATGTGTTGTGGTTATACTCGTTGTTATATTCATGGTGATGCGTTACAAGAGACGGCGGCGCAATTCTTTATACGCTCTTTCAAGAAACACGTCCTCTGATGGGGAGGGGAGCAACAAGGACTATGGAGTTCCCATCTTCTCCCACAAGGAGCTTCAGAAGGCCACAAACCATTTTGCTTCCTCTAGAGAGCTTGGAGATGGAGGTTTTGGGACGGTTTACTATG GGAAGCTTCAGGATGGGAGAGAAGTTGCAGTGAAGTATCTTTATGAGCACAATTACAAGAGGATGGAGCAATTtgtaaatgaaatagagattcTTGCAAGAATAAGGCATCCAAATCTTGTGACTCTATATGGATGCACATCTAGGCGCAGCCGTGAGCTCCTCCTGGTCTATGAGTACATTCCCAATGGAACAGTTGCAGATCATCTCCATGGTGCAAGAGCAAAGGGAGATGGCTACTTAATATGGCCTATCAGGATGAACATCGCGGTGGAAACCGCGAGGGCGTTGGCCTATCTGCACGCGTCCGACATAATCCACCGCGATGTCAAGACTGCCAACATTCTCCTGAACGACCGTTACTGTGTCAAGGTCGCGGATTTCGGGCTGTCCAGGCTTTTCCCGACGGATGTCACCCATGTCTCGACGGCCCCACAGGGCACCCCGGGCTATGTTGACCCGGAGTACCACAAGTGTTACCAGCTCACGGATAAGAGCGATGTTTACAGCTTCGGGGTTGTGCTGATTGAGCTCGTGTCATCGATGCCTGCCGTGGACATAAACAGGCATCGGGACGAGATCAACTTGTCGGATTTGGCGATGAAACGGATTTTGAACTGCCAATTTAGTGAGTTGGTTGATCAAACTTTAGGGTTTGAGTCAGATGTTGGAGTGAGGAGGATGACCACTTTGGTAGCAGAGTTGGGTTTTCAGTGCTTGCAAATGGACAAGGAAATGAGGCCTACAATGGAGGAAGTTTTGCAGAGATTGGTGGAGATTCAAGGTAATGATTATGGAGACGAGATAATAGAGAAGAGTGAAAATGGGGTTTCAAATATGCATCCAAGTGTAGAGATTCCCAATTCCTTAGAATCAGAGATTCCTCAGTCTCCTGAAAAAGATGATGTTGTTCTGCTCAAGAAATTTAAGGTTCCTGTCTCACCAAATTCTGTGATCCACAAGTGGGTTAGTACTACTTCAAGGTCTTCAAGTATAGCTAGCACCAATGAATGA
- the LOC116004417 gene encoding chloride channel protein CLC-e, with product MGALRTCGGGSAPPHPTSHLKSSIVPRQIYVSFCNGVSHPIPPFSYGPVYAYCRTVSYSRLRLRLRASGPGHFGGSDDQNPTKPQTMLEGEAEKFDHRKGSVAMLESMITEGNIAIISACFVGLFTGICVVLFNIAVHEIRDFCWDGIADQGASWLREEPKEVIWGRVILVPACGGLVVSLLNFLRTTLDVSIKGDSRSQVKSLVQSFLKTVAACVTLGTGNSLGPEGPSVEIGNSIAKGVGPFFDKGAQRKLSLRAAGSAAGISSGFNAAVAGCFFAVESVLWPSPSESSLSLTNTTSMVILSAVLASVVSEIGLGSEPAFSIPDYDFHSPTELPLYLLLGVLCGLVSVALSRCTSLMLLAVNNIQQTIDPPKSVFPIVGGFSVGLIALAYPEILYWGFQNVDILLESRPLVKSLSTDLLLQLVVVKIVATSLCRATGLVGGYYAPSLFIGAATGMAYAKILGFISQANPILHISLDVASPQSYGLVGMAATLAGVCQVPLTAVLLLFELTQDYRIVLPLLGAVGMSSWITSGQITRMTKEDVKEMKDDKPYTAQPQETPSVPPIPSFTGPARVEQSRESDLCELESSLCLNEYDDDIGEWATKILVSQAMRTDYITVLMSTLLMEVVSLMLAEKQSCALIVDDNNFLLGLLTLDDIQQYGKAQRSKTKRHEDLIVSQLCSSTENGCRVLWTVTPNTSLLSAQTLMDRHGFNQLPVILEHVEDKGGHPVGILDRECIVLACSALEARECLCSSPTPEMQKY from the exons ATGGGAGCACTCCGAACGTGTGGTGGAGGGAGTGCCCCACCTCATCCTACCTCACATCTCAAGTCCTCCATAGTTCCTCGCCAAATCTATGTGTCTTTCTGCAATGGAGTCTCTCATCCCATTCCTCCATTCAGCTACGGACCAGTGTATGCATACTGTCGTACGGTATCTTATTCCCGGCTCCGGCTCCGGCTCCGAGCTTCTGGCCCCGGACATTTTGGCGGTAGCGATGATCAAAATCCTACAAAACCACAGACAATGCTAGAAGGCGAAGCGGAGAAGTTTGATCATCGGAAAGGCTCTGTTGCCATGCTAGAGAGCATGATCACAGAAGGAAACATCGCTATAATTTCGGCCTGCTTTGTCGGTCTTTTTACCGGTATCTGCGTTGTACTCTTCAATATTGCG GTGCATGAAATACGTGACTTTTGTTGGGATGGCATTGCAGATCAGGGTGCCTCATGGTTACGAGAGGAGCCCAAAGAGGTAATTTGGGGACGTGTAATCTTAGTGCCAGCTTGTGGGGGTTTGGTAGTCAGCTTATTAAATTTTCTGCGAACCACACTAGATGTATCCATTAAAGGAGATTCAAGATCACAAGTTAAGTCTTTAGTGCAATCATTTTTAAAGACAGTGGCTGCTTGTGTCACACTAGGAACGGGGAATTCATTAGGACCTGAAGGTCCAAGTGTTGAGATTGGTAACTCCATTGCAAAGGGAGTTGGTCCTTTCTTTGACAAAGGTGCTCAAAGAAAGCTGTCACTTCGGGCTGCCGGATCTGCTGCTGGAATATCTTCTG GTTTCAATGCTGCTGTGGCGGGTTGTTTTTTTGCTGTAGAATCAGTTTTGTGGCCCTCACCGTCAGaatcatcattatcattaaCAAATACAACCTCAATGGTCATTCTCAGTGCTGTGCTAGCTTCTGTAGTGTCAGAAATAGGCTTAGGGTCTGAACCTGCCTTTTCAATCCCTGATTATGATTTTCATTCTCCAACTG AGTTACCGCTTTATCTTTTGCTTGGTGTTCTCTGTGGATTGGTTTCAGTGGCATTATCTAGGTGCACATCTCTTATGTTGCTTGCAGTCAACAATATCCAACAGACCATTGACCCACCAAAATCAGTTTTCCCTATTGTGGGTGGGTTTTCTGTTGGGCTTATAGCATTGGCATATCCCGAAATTCTTTACTGGGGTTTTCAGAATGTTGACATTTTGTTAGAATCTCGCCCATTAGTCAAAAGTCTTTCCACCGATTTGTTGCTGCAGCTGGTGGTTGTCAAAATAGTAGCAACTTCATTATGCCGAGCCACTGGATTGGTTGGAGGCTACTATGCACCTTCGCTCTTTATTGGTGCTGCTACAGGAATGGCATATGCTAAAATTCTTGGCTTCATCTCTCAAGCTAATCCCATCTTACATATCTCCTTGGATGTTGCTTCACCGCAATCATATGGCCTG GTTGGCATGGCTGCTACTCTTGCCGGTGTATGCCAGGTGCCTCTTACTGCAGTTCTGCTACTCTTTGAACTGACACAGGATTATCGGATAGTTTTGCCCCTTTTAGGAgcagtggggatgtcatcttgGATTACATCTGGCCAGATTACAAGAATGACAAAGGAGGATGTCAAGGAAATGAAAGACGACAAACCCTATACAGCCCAACCACAGGAAACACCTTCAGTCCCGCCAATTCCTTCCTTTACTGGCCCTGCTCGTGTAGAACAATCAAGAGAAAGTGACCTTTGTGAACTTGAGAGTTCGCTCTGCCTAAATgaatatgatgatgatataGGTGAATGGGCAACGAAGATCCTTGTTTCACAGGCCATGAGAACGGACTACATAACTGTTCTAATGAGCACTTTGCTTATGGAGGTTGTGTCTCTCATGTTAGCTGAGAAGCAATCCTGCGCTCTAATCGTTGATGACAATAATTTTCTTCTTGGTCTGTTGACACTTGATGATATCCAGCAATATGGGAAAGCGCAAAGATCAAAAACTAAAAGACACGAG GATCTTATAGTCTCTCAACTCTGTTCTTCTACCGAGAATGGGTGTCGGGTGTTGTGGACTGTAACACCAAATACAAGCCTCCTTTCTGCTCAAACTCTGATGGACAGGCATGGTTTCAATCAGCTACCTGTTATTCTAGAGCATGTGGAGGATAAGGGTGGTCATCCTGTTGGCATTTTAGACAGAGAATGCATTGTTCTTGCTTGCAG TGCATTAGAAGCCAGAGAATGCCTTTGCTCGTCCCCCACACCAGAAATGCAGAAATATTGA